A single region of the Mycoplasma mycoides subsp. mycoides SC str. PG1 genome encodes:
- the rdgB gene encoding RdgB/HAM1 family non-canonical purine NTP pyrophosphatase has translation MDKKVIYLATTNKNKVKEFSEILKDYQIKSLLDIPEYVEIEENKKTFKQNALLKAKHLAKYINGVAIGDDTGICVKALNDFPGIYSKRWAYPLTNHYDICNKLLDKLKHINQLNKRKAYMTTAIALYDAINKKQFVYQARVNGYIDFQVNESEFGFGYDFIFIPKGYDKAYSLMNSELKNQISARKKAIDKLIEYIDNVK, from the coding sequence ATGGATAAAAAAGTAATTTATCTAGCAACAACTAATAAAAATAAAGTTAAAGAATTTAGTGAAATTCTAAAAGACTATCAAATTAAAAGTTTATTAGATATACCAGAATATGTTGAAATTGAAGAAAATAAAAAAACATTTAAACAAAATGCCTTATTAAAAGCAAAACATTTAGCTAAATATATAAATGGAGTTGCAATTGGAGATGATACTGGAATTTGTGTTAAAGCTTTAAATGATTTTCCAGGAATTTATTCTAAAAGATGAGCTTATCCTTTAACTAATCATTATGATATATGCAATAAATTATTAGATAAACTAAAACATATAAATCAATTAAATAAAAGAAAAGCTTATATGACAACAGCTATTGCTTTATATGATGCAATCAATAAAAAACAATTTGTATATCAAGCTAGAGTTAATGGATATATTGATTTTCAAGTTAATGAAAGTGAATTTGGTTTTGGTTATGATTTTATTTTTATTCCTAAAGGTTATGATAAAGCTTATTCATTAATGAATAGTGAGTTAAAAAATCAAATTTCAGCTAGAAAAAAAGCAATAGATAAACTAATAGAATATATTGATAATGTAAAATAA
- the dnaJ gene encoding molecular chaperone DnaJ, whose translation MKKKDYYEVLGVSKTASEQEIRQAYRKLAKQYHPDLNKSPDAHDKMVEINEAADVLLDKDKRKQYDQFGHNAFDGSSGFSSNFADFEDLFSNMGSSGFSSFTNIFSDFFGSNKSDYQRSTKGQSVSVDIYLTFKELLFGVDKIIELDLLTNCSVCFGSGAESNSDISICNNCHGTGEVLIQKNMGFFQFQQSAKCNVCNGAGKIIKNKCKNCKGKGKYLERKKIEVNIPKGIRPNQQIKLSQKGHASINNGVNGDLIIDIYLKESKVFEIVNNNDILMTYNISYLDAILGNEIIIKTLDGDIKYKLPKSINSNEFIIINNKGLYKSINKDKRGDLIIKVNIVVPKNLNKKEKELIEQIYEQTSFNPENNIDQ comes from the coding sequence ATGAAAAAAAAAGATTATTATGAAGTTTTAGGTGTATCAAAAACTGCTAGTGAACAAGAAATTAGACAAGCTTATAGAAAACTTGCAAAACAATACCATCCTGATTTAAATAAATCTCCAGATGCTCATGATAAAATGGTTGAAATTAATGAAGCAGCCGATGTTTTATTAGATAAAGATAAAAGAAAGCAATATGATCAATTTGGACATAATGCTTTTGATGGATCTTCTGGATTTTCTTCAAACTTTGCTGATTTTGAAGATTTATTTTCTAATATGGGTTCATCTGGTTTTTCATCTTTTACTAATATATTTTCTGATTTTTTTGGATCTAATAAATCTGATTATCAAAGATCAACTAAAGGACAAAGTGTCAGTGTAGATATTTATTTGACATTTAAAGAACTTTTATTTGGTGTTGATAAAATAATTGAATTAGATTTACTAACAAATTGTAGTGTTTGTTTTGGAAGTGGTGCTGAGTCAAATAGTGATATAAGCATTTGTAATAACTGTCATGGAACTGGTGAAGTTTTAATTCAAAAAAATATGGGATTTTTCCAATTTCAGCAATCAGCTAAATGTAATGTATGCAATGGAGCTGGAAAAATTATTAAAAATAAATGTAAAAACTGTAAAGGTAAAGGTAAATATTTAGAAAGAAAAAAAATTGAAGTTAATATTCCAAAAGGAATTAGACCAAACCAACAAATTAAACTTTCTCAAAAAGGTCATGCTTCAATAAATAATGGAGTTAATGGTGATTTAATTATTGATATTTATTTAAAAGAATCTAAAGTATTTGAAATTGTTAATAATAATGATATTTTAATGACTTATAATATTAGTTATTTAGATGCAATTTTAGGAAATGAGATTATAATCAAAACTTTAGATGGTGATATTAAATATAAATTACCAAAATCAATTAATTCTAATGAATTTATTATTATTAATAATAAAGGATTATATAAATCTATAAATAAAGATAAAAGAGGAGATTTAATAATCAAAGTAAATATAGTAGTTCCTAAAAACTTAAATAAAAAAGAAAAAGAATTAATAGAACAAATTTATGAACAAACTTCATTTAATCCAGAAAATAATATAGATCAATAA
- the hrcA gene encoding heat-inducible transcriptional repressor HrcA: MLTNRQIKILQTIVEEFIKTNQPVGSKRILELLNMKISSATIRNESATLEHEGYLEKQHTSSGRTPSTKGYRYYVDNIMKLDSADYTRLKIYLNQLLDLRKYDIDKTINYASEIISELTKMTAVVIKKQNIKDIKLKKIELILLSEFLASVLFIFSDGDVQNKMFNLKDVALSDLKIAIKLFSDVLVDVKLDEIDQYLNDLKHQLFLSIKQYDYVLNTFINTILESKNEQKETHGMRYMLENPEFNDTNKLKNAVKLVEQLSPFDWFNIAYESNKNMNKIAIKIGNEIDQINDDISMIATELKIGNSSTVLTLVGPKRVDYNQVNQLMNLIIEIINTKEN, translated from the coding sequence ATGCTAACAAATAGGCAAATTAAAATTTTACAAACAATTGTTGAAGAGTTTATAAAAACTAATCAACCAGTTGGATCTAAAAGAATTTTAGAACTATTAAATATGAAAATATCTTCAGCAACAATTAGAAATGAATCTGCAACTTTAGAACATGAAGGTTATTTAGAAAAACAACACACTTCAAGTGGAAGAACACCTTCAACTAAAGGTTATAGATATTATGTTGATAATATTATGAAACTAGATTCAGCTGACTACACTAGATTAAAAATTTATTTAAATCAATTATTAGATTTGAGAAAATATGATATTGATAAAACAATCAATTATGCTAGTGAAATTATTAGTGAATTAACTAAAATGACAGCTGTTGTAATTAAAAAACAAAACATAAAAGATATTAAGTTAAAAAAAATTGAACTAATATTATTATCAGAATTTTTAGCAAGTGTATTATTTATTTTTTCTGATGGTGATGTGCAAAATAAAATGTTTAATTTAAAAGATGTTGCTTTATCTGATTTAAAGATTGCTATTAAATTATTTTCTGATGTTTTAGTTGATGTTAAATTAGATGAAATAGATCAATATTTAAATGACTTAAAACACCAATTATTTTTAAGTATTAAACAGTATGATTATGTCTTAAATACATTTATAAATACTATTTTAGAATCAAAAAATGAGCAAAAAGAAACTCATGGAATGAGATATATGTTAGAAAATCCTGAGTTTAATGATACTAATAAATTAAAAAATGCAGTTAAATTAGTTGAACAATTATCTCCTTTTGATTGGTTTAATATTGCTTATGAATCTAATAAAAATATGAATAAAATAGCAATTAAAATCGGTAATGAAATCGATCAAATAAATGATGATATTTCAATGATTGCAACAGAATTAAAAATTGGTAATTCTTCTACTGTTTTAACTTTAGTAGGACCAAAAAGAGTAGATTATAACCAAGTAAATCAATTAATGAATTTAATTATTGAAATTATTAATACAAAGGAGAATTAA
- the dnaK gene encoding molecular chaperone DnaK yields the protein MAKEKIIGIDLGTTNSVVSVIEGGQPIILENPEGQRTTPSVVAFKNSDIIVGGAAKRQAVTNPNVVQSIKSKMGTTSKVNLEGKDYSPEQISAEILRYMKNYAEAKLGQKVTKAVITVPAYFNDAQRKATKDAGTIAGLQVERIINEPTAAALAYGLDKQDKEETILVYDLGGGTFDVSILAIGGGSFDVIATSGNNKLGGDNFDEEIIKWLLGKIKAEYNIDLSKEKMALQRLKDEAEKAKINLSSQLEVEINLPFIAMNESGPISFATTLTRSEFNKITKHLVDLTIQPVKDALSAAKKTPSEINEVLLVGGSTRIPAVQELVKSLLNKEPNRSINPDEVVAMGAAVQGGVLAGEVTDILLLDVTPLSLGIETMGGVMTKLIERNTTIPAKRTQIFSTATDNQPAVDINVLQGERAMAADNKSLGQFQLTGIQPAPRGVPQIEVTFEIDANGIVSVSAKDKNTNEEKTITISNSGNLSEAEVERMIKEAQENAANDEVKKKNIELKNKAENYINIIENSLLQAGDKISAEQKEQSQKMVDEIKELVKNENYEALEQKMAELEQAMAQAAEFANKQNESDPNNNSSEQNN from the coding sequence ATGGCAAAAGAAAAAATTATTGGAATAGATTTAGGAACTACTAATTCAGTTGTTTCAGTTATTGAAGGTGGACAACCTATTATTTTAGAAAATCCTGAAGGTCAAAGAACTACACCAAGTGTTGTTGCTTTTAAAAATTCAGATATTATTGTTGGTGGTGCTGCTAAACGTCAAGCTGTAACTAATCCAAATGTTGTTCAATCAATAAAATCAAAAATGGGAACTACTTCTAAAGTTAATTTAGAAGGAAAAGATTATAGTCCAGAACAAATTTCAGCTGAAATTTTAAGATATATGAAAAATTATGCTGAAGCTAAATTAGGACAAAAAGTAACTAAAGCCGTTATTACAGTTCCAGCTTATTTTAATGACGCACAAAGAAAAGCTACAAAAGATGCTGGAACAATTGCAGGATTACAAGTTGAAAGAATTATTAATGAACCAACTGCTGCTGCTTTAGCTTATGGATTAGATAAACAAGATAAAGAAGAAACAATTTTAGTTTATGATTTAGGTGGAGGAACTTTTGATGTTTCTATTCTAGCTATTGGTGGTGGAAGTTTTGATGTTATTGCAACTAGTGGAAATAATAAATTAGGTGGAGATAATTTTGATGAAGAAATTATCAAATGATTACTAGGTAAAATTAAAGCTGAATACAATATTGATTTATCTAAAGAAAAAATGGCTTTACAAAGATTAAAAGATGAAGCAGAAAAAGCAAAAATTAATTTATCTAGTCAATTAGAAGTTGAAATTAATTTACCATTTATTGCAATGAATGAAAGTGGACCAATTTCTTTTGCAACAACTCTAACAAGAAGTGAATTTAACAAAATTACAAAACATTTAGTTGATTTAACTATTCAACCAGTTAAAGATGCTTTAAGTGCTGCTAAAAAAACTCCAAGTGAAATTAATGAAGTTTTATTAGTAGGTGGATCAACAAGAATACCAGCTGTTCAAGAATTAGTAAAAAGTTTATTAAATAAAGAACCAAATAGATCAATTAATCCAGATGAAGTTGTTGCTATGGGTGCTGCTGTTCAAGGTGGAGTTTTAGCTGGTGAAGTTACTGATATTTTATTATTAGATGTAACTCCATTATCATTAGGTATTGAAACAATGGGTGGAGTTATGACAAAATTAATTGAAAGAAATACAACAATTCCAGCAAAAAGAACTCAAATCTTTTCAACTGCAACAGATAATCAACCAGCTGTTGATATTAATGTTTTACAAGGTGAAAGAGCAATGGCAGCTGATAATAAATCATTAGGTCAATTCCAATTAACAGGAATTCAACCAGCTCCTAGAGGTGTTCCACAAATTGAAGTTACTTTTGAAATTGATGCTAATGGTATTGTAAGTGTTTCAGCAAAAGATAAAAATACTAATGAAGAAAAAACTATTACTATTTCAAATTCAGGAAATTTAAGTGAAGCTGAAGTTGAAAGAATGATAAAAGAAGCTCAAGAAAATGCTGCAAATGATGAAGTTAAGAAAAAAAATATTGAATTAAAAAATAAAGCTGAAAACTATATTAATATAATTGAAAATTCATTATTACAAGCTGGTGATAAAATTAGTGCTGAACAAAAAGAACAATCACAAAAAATGGTTGATGAAATTAAAGAACTAGTTAAAAATGAAAACTATGAAGCTTTAGAACAAAAAATGGCTGAACTAGAACAAGCAATGGCTCAAGCTGCTGAATTTGCTAACAAACAAAATGAGTCAGATCCAAATAATAATTCATCAGAACAAAATAATTAA
- a CDS encoding ATP-dependent Clp protease ATP-binding subunit: MEFQEKGKVTDALKKYTRDLTKDAKDNKLDPVIGREEEISRVIQILSRKTKNNPVLIGEPGVGKTAIVEGLAQRIVKGDVPTLLKNKRILELDMGSLMAGAMYMGDYESRVKAVVNEIQKSNGEIILFIDELHLIVGAGRTGNNSGMDVSNLLKPALARGELKAIGSTTLNEYRQYIEKDAALERRFQRVLVSEPTIDQTISILRGLKDRFETYHGVRIHDNALVSAVKLSSRYITDRYLPDKAIDLVDEACASIRTELASVPIELDQVNRKVMQLEIETSALEKEKDDKSKERWQEAKKELDSLKIEQASLNEKWEKEKEELSRINSVKSSIESLKQELETAQNDGNYKRAGEIQYSLLPSLEKSLALFEKQTGSKMISEEVTEHEIAKVVSKSTGILVDRLISSEKEKLLNLEDLLKKYVKGQDQAIKAVTSAIMRSRSGIKNPDKPIGSFLFLGPTGVGKTEVARSLADILFNSPKKMIRLDMSEYMEKHSVAKLIGAPPGYVGYEEGGRLTEAVRRNPYSIVLFDEIEKAHTDVFNILLQILDDGRLTDSLGKTIDFKNTIIVMTSNIASQYLLTSDELVQVDDQKIQEELNKVFRPEFLNRIDNIVYFNALSVQTIGEIVDKVLEELSTRLQDEQNYFINFSEEARNKIINEGYDRLFGARPIKRYIEKNIETLIAHYIISGEVVENTRYLIDVKNNQFTLEEFKQFN, encoded by the coding sequence GTGGAATTTCAAGAAAAAGGAAAAGTAACTGATGCTTTAAAAAAATATACAAGAGATCTAACAAAAGATGCTAAAGATAATAAATTAGACCCTGTTATTGGAAGAGAAGAAGAAATTTCTCGTGTTATTCAAATACTATCTAGAAAAACAAAAAATAATCCAGTTTTAATCGGTGAACCTGGAGTTGGTAAAACTGCTATTGTTGAAGGATTAGCTCAACGTATTGTTAAAGGTGATGTACCAACATTATTAAAAAACAAACGTATATTAGAACTTGATATGGGTAGTTTGATGGCTGGAGCTATGTATATGGGAGATTATGAGTCTCGTGTTAAAGCAGTTGTTAATGAAATTCAAAAATCTAATGGTGAAATTATTTTATTTATTGATGAATTACACTTAATAGTTGGAGCTGGAAGGACTGGAAATAATAGTGGAATGGATGTTTCTAACTTATTAAAACCAGCGTTAGCTAGAGGTGAATTAAAAGCAATTGGTTCAACTACTTTAAATGAATATCGTCAATATATAGAAAAAGATGCTGCTTTAGAAAGAAGATTTCAAAGAGTTTTAGTTAGTGAACCAACTATTGATCAAACTATTTCAATTTTAAGAGGATTAAAAGATCGATTTGAAACTTATCATGGAGTAAGAATTCACGATAATGCCTTAGTTTCAGCTGTTAAGTTATCTAGTAGATATATAACTGATAGATATTTACCAGATAAAGCAATTGATTTAGTTGATGAGGCTTGTGCTTCTATTAGAACAGAATTAGCAAGTGTCCCAATTGAACTAGATCAAGTTAATAGAAAAGTAATGCAATTAGAAATTGAAACATCTGCTTTAGAAAAAGAAAAAGATGATAAGTCTAAAGAAAGATGACAAGAAGCTAAAAAAGAATTAGATAGTTTAAAAATTGAACAAGCTAGTTTAAATGAAAAGTGAGAAAAAGAAAAAGAAGAACTAAGTAGAATTAATTCAGTCAAATCAAGTATTGAAAGTTTAAAACAAGAATTAGAAACTGCTCAAAATGATGGAAATTATAAAAGAGCTGGAGAAATTCAATACTCATTATTACCATCACTTGAAAAAAGTTTAGCTTTATTTGAAAAACAAACTGGATCAAAAATGATTTCAGAAGAAGTGACTGAACATGAAATTGCAAAAGTTGTTTCAAAATCAACAGGAATTTTAGTTGATAGATTAATTTCTTCAGAAAAAGAAAAGCTTTTAAATCTTGAAGATCTATTAAAAAAATATGTTAAAGGTCAAGATCAAGCTATTAAAGCAGTAACTTCTGCAATTATGAGAAGTAGAAGTGGAATTAAAAATCCAGATAAACCAATTGGTAGCTTTTTATTTTTAGGACCAACTGGAGTTGGAAAGACTGAAGTTGCAAGAAGTTTAGCTGATATTTTATTTAATTCACCTAAAAAAATGATTAGACTTGATATGAGTGAATATATGGAAAAACATTCTGTTGCTAAATTAATTGGTGCTCCTCCTGGATATGTTGGGTATGAAGAGGGTGGAAGATTAACTGAAGCTGTCAGAAGAAATCCTTATTCAATTGTTTTATTTGATGAAATTGAAAAAGCTCATACTGATGTATTTAACATTTTATTACAAATACTAGATGATGGAAGATTAACAGATTCACTAGGAAAAACTATTGATTTTAAAAATACAATTATTGTAATGACTTCAAATATAGCTAGTCAATATTTATTAACTTCAGATGAATTAGTTCAAGTTGATGATCAAAAAATTCAAGAAGAATTAAATAAAGTTTTTAGACCTGAATTTTTAAATAGAATTGATAATATTGTGTATTTTAATGCTTTATCAGTACAAACAATTGGTGAAATAGTTGATAAAGTTTTAGAAGAATTATCAACAAGATTACAAGATGAACAAAACTATTTTATTAATTTTTCAGAAGAAGCTAGAAACAAAATTATAAATGAAGGTTATGATAGATTATTTGGTGCTAGACCTATTAAAAGATATATTGAAAAAAATATAGAAACTTTAATTGCTCACTATATTATTAGTGGAGAAGTTGTTGAAAATACTAGATATTTAATTGATGTTAAAAATAATCAGTTTACATTAGAAGAATTTAAACAATTTAATTAA
- a CDS encoding Cof-type HAD-IIB family hydrolase has product MNNYPYILSDLDGTISLKDFSISKKTIKVIKKYQKLSNNRFSFCTGRVDGANKKIAKQLKVSLPIISCNGALISNLKTNEVLHADYLNNKLISELFKLAHEHDIDIVGYTHNTMIGTFNSERVISWQNYMNKTKKKYHWEIKKYNDLLDISNELKNNNLKIVEVIISLQNLSDDKANEKLDLIKECIKDKFDLVQSLPKLFNIMKKKTNKLSGLKHFAKALNINYKDIIVFGDNHNDIEMVKGVKQGYCVENGVDELKKVAFEVCDSLENDGVAKKIEQIIKEVQNQK; this is encoded by the coding sequence ATGAACAATTATCCATACATTTTATCTGATCTTGATGGAACTATTTCTTTAAAAGATTTTTCTATTAGCAAAAAAACTATTAAAGTAATTAAAAAATATCAAAAATTAAGTAATAACCGTTTTTCATTTTGTACAGGAAGAGTTGATGGTGCTAATAAAAAAATAGCAAAACAATTAAAAGTTAGTTTACCTATAATTTCTTGTAATGGAGCTTTAATTTCTAATTTAAAAACTAATGAAGTTTTACATGCTGATTATTTAAACAATAAGTTAATAAGTGAGTTATTTAAATTAGCTCATGAGCATGATATTGATATTGTTGGATATACTCATAATACAATGATTGGAACTTTTAATTCTGAAAGAGTAATTTCTTGACAAAATTATATGAATAAAACTAAGAAAAAATATCATTGAGAAATTAAAAAGTATAATGATTTATTAGACATTTCAAATGAATTAAAAAATAACAATTTAAAAATTGTTGAAGTAATTATTAGTTTGCAGAATCTTTCAGATGATAAAGCAAATGAAAAACTAGATCTAATTAAAGAATGTATTAAAGATAAATTTGATTTAGTTCAATCATTACCAAAACTATTTAACATTATGAAAAAAAAGACTAATAAGTTGTCTGGATTAAAACACTTTGCTAAAGCTTTAAATATTAACTATAAAGATATTATTGTGTTTGGAGATAATCATAATGATATTGAAATGGTTAAAGGTGTTAAACAAGGATATTGTGTTGAAAATGGTGTTGATGAGCTTAAAAAAGTAGCATTTGAAGTTTGTGATAGTTTAGAAAATGATGGAGTAGCTAAGAAAATAGAACAAATTATTAAAGAAGTACAAAATCAAAAATAA
- a CDS encoding nucleotide exchange factor GrpE, with protein MTEELKNKKINKKYYSQNRNKTKAEFQKADIKKNQYLNLKTKLNNVLLEVQNLKELNETLKKELKSEKQLNLAEISNLTKKYNQKELETKKYGASNLAKDLIQPLEILKKVVNAPNNNEVVQAYVKGFEMIINQINNVLESHHIKAMNVKVGDMFDPHLHDANEAVETDEYKTNQIVGVLSDGYMIHDKVLVYAIVKVAK; from the coding sequence ATGACTGAAGAATTAAAAAATAAAAAAATTAATAAAAAATACTATAGTCAAAATAGAAATAAAACAAAAGCTGAATTTCAAAAAGCTGATATTAAAAAAAATCAGTATTTAAACTTAAAAACAAAACTTAATAATGTTTTATTAGAAGTTCAAAATTTAAAAGAATTAAATGAAACTTTAAAAAAAGAACTTAAATCTGAAAAACAACTTAATTTAGCTGAAATTAGTAATTTAACTAAAAAGTATAATCAAAAGGAATTAGAAACTAAAAAATATGGTGCTAGTAATTTAGCAAAAGATTTAATTCAACCTTTAGAAATTTTAAAAAAAGTTGTTAATGCTCCTAATAATAATGAAGTAGTTCAAGCTTATGTTAAAGGGTTTGAAATGATAATAAATCAAATAAATAACGTTTTAGAATCACATCATATTAAAGCTATGAATGTTAAAGTTGGTGATATGTTTGACCCACATCTTCATGATGCTAATGAAGCAGTTGAAACAGATGAATATAAAACAAATCAAATTGTTGGTGTTTTAAGTGATGGATATATGATTCATGATAAAGTACTAGTTTATGCAATAGTTAAAGTTGCAAAATAA
- a CDS encoding tRNA (cytidine(34)-2'-O)-methyltransferase yields the protein MNKRKINIVLYEPEIAQNVGAIMRTCVAINARLHIIEPLGFIFDDRHLSRPSANEYKYVDCIRYDDWNDFITKHPNITLFCLSRYGQKPISDFDFSKINDNVYLVFGKESTGIAKPILKEHYNTTFRIPMISETRSLNIANTVGIASYEVLRQWNYLDLVKYETQKGKDYILSERWKGIEE from the coding sequence ATGAATAAAAGAAAAATTAATATTGTTTTATATGAACCAGAAATTGCTCAAAATGTTGGAGCAATTATGAGAACTTGTGTAGCTATTAATGCAAGATTACATATAATTGAACCATTAGGTTTTATTTTTGATGATCGTCATTTATCTAGACCTAGTGCAAATGAGTATAAATATGTTGATTGTATTAGATATGATGATTGAAATGATTTTATAACTAAACATCCAAATATTACTTTATTTTGTTTATCTAGATATGGTCAAAAACCAATTTCTGACTTTGATTTTTCAAAAATTAATGATAATGTTTATTTAGTATTTGGAAAAGAATCAACTGGGATTGCAAAACCGATTTTAAAAGAACATTACAATACAACTTTTAGAATACCAATGATAAGTGAAACTAGAAGCTTAAATATCGCAAATACTGTAGGAATTGCTAGTTATGAAGTTTTAAGACAATGAAATTATTTAGATTTAGTTAAATACGAAACTCAAAAAGGCAAAGATTATATTTTAAGTGAACGTTGAAAGGGAATTGAAGAATAA
- the tsf gene encoding translation elongation factor Ts: MAVDAKLIKELREITQAGMMDCKKALEASDNNIDNAIVWLRENGLAKAAKKTDRVAAEGIVLAKENDQKIVILEVNSETDFVAKNEKFLSLVDEIANALLNSNASSLEEGLQVKTDSGLTIEQSLISATATIGEKIALRRFELVNKTSGSSVIYNHANKRVSTLLVFDNKLDPTDAYNVAMHVAAMAPKYINMDQIPEDFKNAEMHIIKEQAKDDAKLQAKPANVLENILKGKLSKRLAEVSLLDQLFVIDESFKVGDFLKSKHVSLVKMIRYEVGEGIEKVVTNFADEVAAQLK; encoded by the coding sequence ATGGCAGTAGATGCAAAATTAATTAAAGAATTACGTGAAATCACTCAAGCAGGAATGATGGATTGTAAAAAAGCTTTAGAAGCAAGTGATAATAACATTGATAATGCTATTGTTTGATTAAGAGAAAATGGTTTAGCAAAAGCTGCTAAAAAAACTGATAGAGTTGCAGCTGAAGGAATTGTTTTAGCAAAAGAAAATGATCAAAAAATTGTAATTTTAGAAGTTAATTCAGAAACTGATTTTGTTGCAAAAAATGAAAAATTCTTAAGTTTAGTTGATGAAATTGCTAATGCTTTATTAAATTCAAATGCTTCAAGTTTAGAAGAAGGTTTACAAGTAAAAACTGATTCTGGATTAACTATTGAACAAAGTTTAATTTCAGCAACTGCTACAATTGGTGAAAAAATTGCTTTAAGAAGATTTGAATTAGTTAATAAAACATCTGGTAGTTCAGTAATTTATAATCATGCTAATAAAAGAGTTTCTACTTTATTAGTTTTTGATAATAAACTTGATCCAACTGATGCTTATAATGTTGCAATGCACGTTGCTGCAATGGCTCCAAAGTACATTAATATGGATCAAATTCCTGAAGATTTTAAAAATGCTGAAATGCATATTATTAAAGAACAAGCTAAAGATGATGCTAAATTACAAGCAAAACCTGCTAATGTTTTAGAAAATATTTTAAAAGGAAAATTATCAAAACGTTTAGCTGAAGTTAGTTTATTAGATCAATTATTTGTAATTGATGAAAGTTTTAAAGTTGGAGATTTTCTAAAATCAAAACATGTTTCATTAGTTAAAATGATTAGATATGAAGTTGGAGAAGGAATTGAAAAAGTAGTAACTAATTTTGCTGATGAAGTTGCTGCTCAATTAAAATAA